Below is a genomic region from Candidatus Schekmanbacteria bacterium.
TTAACACCTGCTGAAAGAGTTAATTTCATAAGTTCATCTACAGTCTGAGGCGTTGGTTCTAAAATATCCAACAACCTTTTGTGCGTTCTAATTTCAAATTGCTCTCTCGATTTCTTATTTACATGAGGCGAACGCAACACCGTATACCTTGAAATCCTCGTTGGCAGAGGTATAGGACCAGCAACTTTTGCACCTGTCCGCACCGCTGTGTTCACGATCTCTTCAGCAGACTTATCAAGAAGTTTATGGTCGTACGCCTTCAACCTTATTCTTATTCGCTGTTCCATATCTACCTTTTCTCG
It encodes:
- a CDS encoding 30S ribosomal protein S10, producing the protein MEQRIRIRLKAYDHKLLDKSAEEIVNTAVRTGAKVAGPIPLPTRISRYTVLRSPHVNKKSREQFEIRTHKRLLDILEPTPQTVDELMKLTLSAGVNVEIKLPKPGS